Proteins found in one Microtus pennsylvanicus isolate mMicPen1 chromosome Y, mMicPen1.hap1, whole genome shotgun sequence genomic segment:
- the LOC142842039 gene encoding uncharacterized protein LOC142842039 translates to MAAPIGGSFRTERRPRFPNPRLELCRTAGDCGENMAAPIRELRFANVASVRSEGRGSRSLGGRRTDGDCSENMAAPIRELPYGKASTVPVPSAADVQPGIAVKTWRPPLGEFRTEQSARLPPLPWEPPYGRAVRALPGQRARVPRAPFPGRCRTGGDSGESLAAAVGIALPGQRARVPRSFMDSDSSRQCPGTKAPGPQRKGNIRRRRTREARSPPLLRYHRWRRRRRRDPEADGFFPRVRTELDVRPAELSSRAPNRSGRLTVLFSRARKRNRVRRPGRSFFRESFVPRIYFRASRSGSAFLGPRNFSRAPKYFSPECRSASVGTRNVSRASRGWRNFFSRTRKRNRGNRPPVLFSRSRNRGFDCAELFSRTRRRNRFPQNPELFSRAQNRGGPCGTFLARPETEVSHRDPGARRAASPADGAAATAEAADGEGGGSGARAAMSIVHDPSEAEPLCPALGLYLKPITKLAISVALPPLRPPGKSISNWEVMERLKAMVAGAGPDDVAAAEGGGAGGGAQPPPPLPHAQFSSLRIAKSTLDFIRFEAEVEQRALVRPFLARLDGRSIKLAGFADPLRVRAAEFRPDAPSRHDWDAFFRDAADMNETRPGERPDTIHLEGLPCRWFAPRGGGHGEATSASTSSTSARSEATSASTSASTSSTSARSEATSASTPSSTSARSEATSSATSASTSSTSARSEATSSTTSASTFSASAMASSSLSAASERPSEALLRQAFAAFGEIRQVDIPMLDPYREDMTGGVGGGGVGGGGGGRGFHTFGWGGGLHFEAYVQYREYAGFVRAMAALRGAKLMYKGEDGKAVACGIKVSFDATKHLSEASIRRRQLERQKLRELELQREEQKRREREAEERRRAEERKQKQLEQQQRERRREEKLRRREQRARDREQRRSRRRAEKLQAEEQRRLQEKIRTEERKLLLAQRNLQSIRLVAELLGRVEAAKLQQRERSEERRRRQRQEERRRLQEAELRRVEEEKARALGLQRRERELRQRLLSLLLSRRPDADAADASNPDPADADPAAGRHAGAADDLLRPVLDILHRVTHARAPPPPPPQDSNPDPKAPATATAPTQVLACIRENAPPKPGADAAAPPPPPLPPRDRGDHDKCNREPECERRSRSRGDGNGGERPRQHRKRAHADGSEDAEEEDGESRDPEREPRRQRQRRRREKDEERGRERKRSRHGRRSRSRSRSPRRRSAWNR, encoded by the exons ATGGCGGCCCCCATCGGGGGAAGCTTCCGTACGGAGCGAAGGCCGCGGTTCCCGAACCCACGCTTGGAATTATGCCGTACAGCCGGGGATTGCGGTGAAAACATGGCGGCCCCCATACGGGAACTCCGGTTCGCAAACGTAGCTTCCGTACGGAGCGAAGGCCGCGGTTCCCGGTCCCTTGGCGGCCGCCGTACAGACGGGGATTGCAGTGAAAACATGGCGGCCCCCATCAGAGAACTTCCGTACGGAAAAGCGAGCACGGTTCCAGTTCCCTCGGCGGCTGACGTACAGCCGGGGATTGCAGTGAAAACATGGCGGCCCCCATTGGGGGAGTTCCGTACAGAGCAGAGCGCGCGGTTACCGCCCCTCCCTTGGGAGCCGCCGTACGGGCGGGCAGTTCG AGCGCTTCCGGGTCAGAGGGCGCGGGTGCCGCGTGCTCCGTTCCCCGGCCGGTGCCGTACAGGCGGGGACTCCGGTGAGAGCCTCGCAGCCGCCGTAGGAATAGCGCTTCCGGGTCAGAGGGCGCGAGTCCCGCGGTCTTTCATGGATTCCGATTCATCCCGCCAGTGCCCCGGAACCAAAGCGCCAGGTCCTCAGCGGAAGGGGAACATCCGGCGGAGGCGGACCCGAGAGGCACGGTCGCCCCCGTTGCTCCGTTACCATCGCTGGCGGAGGCGGCGGCGCCGCGACCCCGAGGCGGACGGATTTTTTCCGCGAGTCCGGACAGAACTGGACGTCCGGCCGGCGGAACTTTCTTCGCGCGCCCCAAACCGTTCCGGTCGTCTGACGGTACTTTTTTCGCGAGCCCGGAAGCGCAACAGAGTTCGTCGTCCGGGGCGGTCTTTTTTTCGCGAGTCCTTTGTTCCGCGGATCTATTTTCGCGCTTCACGAAGCGGAAGCGCGTTCCTCGGCCCGCGGAACTTTTCTCGCGCGCCCAAATATTTTTCTCCCGAGTGCAGAAGCGCGTCAGTCGGCACGCGGAACGTTTCTCGCGCGTCCCGCGGCTGGCGGAATTTTTTTTCGCGCACCCGGAAGCGGAACCGAGGTAATAGGCCGCCGGTACTATTTTCGCGCTCCCGGAACCGCGGCTTTGACTGTGCGGAACTTTTCTCGCGCACTCGGAGGCGGAACCGCTTTCCTCAGAACCCGGAACTTTTCTCGCGCGCCCAAAACCGCGGCGG ACCGTGCGGAACTTTTCTCGCGCGCCCGGAGACGGAAGTGAGTCACCGGGATCCGGGCGCCCGGCGGGCAGCGTCGCCAGCGGACGGAGCGGCGGCCACAGCGGAGGCCGCGGACGGGGAAGGAGGCGGAAGCGGAGCCCGGGCCG ccatGTCCATCGTGCACGACCCCTCGGAGGCGGAGCCGCTGTGCCCGGCGCTCGGCCTCTACCTGAAGCCGATCACGAAGCTGGCGATCAGCGTGGCGCTGCCCCCGCTGCGGCCGCCGGGGAAGTCGATCTCCAACTGGGAGGTGATGGAGCGGCTCAAGGCCATGgtggcgggggcggggccggACGACGTCGCCGCGGCGGaagggggcggggccgggggcggAGCCCAGCCGCCGCCGCCATTGCCGCACGCGCAGTTCTCGTCGCTGCGCATCGCCAAGAGCACGCTGGACTTCATCCGCTTCGAGGCCGAGGTGGAGCAGCGGGCGCTGGTGCGGCCGTTCCTGGCGCGGCTCGACGGCCGCAGCATCAAGCTCGCGGGATTCGCAGACCCGCTCCGCGTGCGCGCCGCCGAGTTCCGCCCCGACGCGCCCTCCCGCCACGACTGGGACGCCTTCTTCCGCGACGCCGCAGACATGAACGAGACCCGGCCCGGCGAGAGGCCCGACACCATCCACCTCGAGGGGCTGCCCTGCCGCTGGTTCGCGCCCCGCGGCGGCGGCCATGGCGAAGCCACTTCCGCCAGTACTTCATCCACTTCCGCCAGGAGTGAAGCCACTTCCGCCAGTACTTCCGCCAGTACTTCGTCCACTTCCGCCAGGAGTGAAGCCACTTCCGCCAGTACTCCATCCTCTACTTCCGCCAGGAGTGAAGCCACTTCCTCCGCCACTTCCGCCAGCACTTCGTCCACTTCCGCCAGGAGTGAAGCCACTTCCTCCACCACTTCCGCCAGTACTTTCTCCGCGTCCGCCATGGCGTCTTCCTCCCTGTCCGCGGCGTCGGAGCGCCCGAGCGAGGCGCTGCTGCGGCAGGCGTTCGCGGCGTTCGGCGAGATCCGGCAGGTGGACATCCCGATGCTGGACCCGTACCGCGAGGACATGACGGGCGGCGTGGGCGGCGGCGGCGTtggcggcgggggcgggggccgCGGCTTCCACACGTTCGGCTGGGGCGGCGGGCTGCACTTCGAGGCCTACGTGCAGTACCGCGAGTACGCGGGCTTCGTGCGCGCCATGGCGGCGCTGCGGGGCGCCAAGCTCATGTACAAGGGCGAGGACGGCAAGGCGGTGGCGTGCGGCATCAAG GTCTCGTTCGACGCCACCAAGCACCTGAGCGAGGCCTCGATCCGGCGGCGGCAGCTGGAGCGGCAGAAGCTGCGGGAGCTGGAGCTGCAGCGCGAGGAGCAGAAGCGGCGGGAGCGCGAGGCGGAGGAGCGGCGGCGGGCGGAGGAGCG gaagcagaagcagctggagcagcagcagcgCGAGCGCCGCCGGGAGGAGAAGCTGCGCAGGCGCGAGCAGCGGGCGCGGGACCGGGAGCAGCGTCGCAGCCGTCGGCGGGCGGAGAAGCTGCAGGCGGAGGAGCAGCGGCGTCTGCAGGAGAAAATCCGCACCGAGGAGCGGAAGCTGCTGCTCGCCCAGCGCAACCTGCAGTCGATCCGGCTGGTGGCGGAGCTGCTGGGCCGCGTGGAG GCCGCGAAGCTGCAGCAGCGCGAGCGCAGCGAGGAGCGCCGTCGCCGGCAGCGGCAGGAGGAGCGGCGCCGCCTGCAGGAGGCCGAGCTGCGCCgcgtggaggaggagaaggcgcGGGCGCTGGGGCTGCAGCGTCGCGAGCGCGAACTCCGCCAGCGCCTGCTGTCCCTGCTGCTCAGCCGACGCCCGGACGCCGACGCCGCCGACGCCTCGAACCCGGACCCGGCCGACGCCGACCCCGCGGCCGGACGCCACGCGGGCGCCGCCGATGACCTCCTGCGGCCCGTGCTGGACATCCTGCACCGCGTGACCCACGCacgggcgccaccaccgccgccgccgcaaGACTCGAACCCAGACCCCAAGGCGCCTGCGACGGCGACGGCGCCCACGCAGGTGCTCGCGTGCATCCGCGAGAACGCACCGCCCAAGCCAGGCGCGGACGCCGcggcgccaccaccacctccgcTGCCGCCACGCGACCGCGGCGACCACGACAAATGCAACCGCGAGCCCGAGTGCGAACGGCGCTCGCGCAGCCGCGGCGACGGCAACGGCGGGGAGCGGCCACGGCAGCACCGGAAGCGCGCGCACGCGGACGGCAGCGAGGACGCGGAGGAGGAGGACGGGGAATCGCGGGACCCCGAGCGCGAGCCGCGGCGGCAGCGTCAACGTCGGCGCCGCGAGAAGGACGAGGAGCGCGGCCGGGAGCGGAAGCGCAGCCGCCACGGGCGCCGCTCGCGGTCCAGGTCGCGCTCGCCGCGCAGGCGCAGCGCGTGGAACCGGTGA
- the LOC142842011 gene encoding putative bifunctional dTTP/UTP pyrophosphatase/methyltransferase protein, producing the protein MALTPVLRRLHGRRVVLASASPRRRDILGYTGLRFEVVPSRFPETLDPATFATPHAYARENARRKALEVALRLREKDQRTPDVVIGADTVVAVSGLILEKPRDKEDAMRMLRRLSGREHSVITAVAIVLFPPTPPCDPDDPRDPGAPPPDPEVTSFHEETRVTFSALTDELLRDYVDSGEPMDKAGGYALQALGAMLVERAEGDFLGAVGFPLNRFCRELQGMLGATPDPAATPDPGATPDVATTSASASP; encoded by the exons ATGGCGCTGACCCCGGTGCTGCGGCGGCTCCACGGGCGGCGGGTGGTGCTGGCGAGCGCGTCCCCGAGGAGGCgggacatcctgggctacacg GGCCTCCGGTTCGAGGTCGTGCCCTCCCGGTTCCCGGAGACCCTTGACCCCGCGACCTTCGCGACCCCGCACGCGTACGCCCGCGAGAACGCGCGGCGGAAGGCGCTGGAGGTGGCGCTGCGCCTGCGCGAG AAAGACCAGCGGACCCCGGATGTTGTCATCGGCGCTGACACCGTGGTG GCCGTGTCCGGGCTGATCCTGGAGAAACCACGGGACAAGGAGGACGCCATGCGGATGCTGCGCCG ACTGAGTGGGCGCGAGCACAGCGTCATCACGGCCGTGGCCATCGTCCTCTTCCCGCCGACTCCGCCCTGTGACCCCGACGACCCCCGCGACCCCGGGGCCCCGCCCCCCGACCCGGAAGTGACCTCGTTCCACGAGGAGACGCGGGTGACGTTCTCGGCGCTGACGGACGAGCTGCTGCGCGACTACGTGGACAGCGGGGAGCCCAT GGACAAGGCCGGCGGGTACGCGCTGCAGGCGCTGGGCGCGATGCTGGTGGAGCGCGCGGAGGGCGACTTCCTGGGCGCCGTGGGATTCCCGCTGAACCGCTTCTGCCGCGAGCTGCAGGGCATGCTGGGGGCGACCCCCGACCCCGCGGCGACCCCCGACCCCGGGGCGACCCCCGACGTCGCGACGACGTCGGCATCGGCATCGCCGTGA